In Nostoc sp. CENA543, a single genomic region encodes these proteins:
- the rpsJ gene encoding 30S ribosomal protein S10 codes for MATLQQQKIRIRLKAFDRRLLDTSCEKIVDTANRTNATAIGPIPLPTKRKIYCVLRSPHVDKDSREHFETRTHRRIIDIYQPSSKTIDALMKLDLPSGVDIEVKL; via the coding sequence ATGGCAACTCTACAGCAGCAAAAGATTAGAATTCGCTTAAAGGCTTTTGACCGCCGATTACTGGATACATCTTGCGAGAAGATTGTAGACACAGCTAATCGGACTAACGCTACAGCTATCGGCCCTATCCCCTTACCGACAAAACGGAAAATCTACTGCGTACTGCGTTCTCCTCACGTAGACAAAGACTCACGGGAACATTTTGAAACTCGTACCCATCGTCGCATTATCGATATCTACCAACCCTCTTCTAAAACTATTGATGCTCTGATGAAACTAGATTTGCCATCTGGTGTAGACATTGAAGTAAAACTGTAA
- the tuf gene encoding elongation factor Tu yields the protein MARAKFERTKTHVNIGTVGHVDHGKTTLTAAITMTLAALGKAEAKAYDQIDNAPEEKARGITINTAHVEYETEKRHYAHVDCPGHADYVKNMITGAAQMDGAILVVAATDGPMPQTREHILLARQVGVPKLVVFLNKEDMMEDEELMELVELELRELLTEYGFDGDDIPIVRGSGLQALEAMTKNGKTVRGENPWVDKIYALMDAVDSYIPDPERDIDKPFLMAVEDVFSITGRGTVATGRIERGKVKVGDVVELVGIRDTRNTTVTGIEMFKKSLDEGMAGDNAGVLLRGIQKTDIERGMVIAKPGSITPHTQFEGEVYVLTEKEGGRKTPFFSGYRPQFYVRTTDVTGTITAFTSDDGGAAEMVMPGDRIKMTVELINPIAIEQGMRFAIREGGRTIGAGVVSKILK from the coding sequence ATGGCACGCGCAAAGTTTGAAAGAACCAAAACTCACGTTAACATCGGTACTGTTGGCCACGTTGACCACGGTAAAACTACCTTAACAGCAGCTATCACCATGACCTTGGCTGCTTTGGGTAAAGCTGAAGCTAAAGCTTACGACCAAATCGACAACGCCCCCGAAGAAAAAGCACGGGGTATCACTATCAATACTGCTCACGTTGAGTATGAGACTGAAAAACGTCACTATGCTCACGTAGATTGTCCTGGCCACGCTGACTATGTGAAAAACATGATCACTGGTGCAGCGCAAATGGACGGAGCTATTCTTGTAGTAGCTGCTACCGATGGCCCCATGCCCCAAACCCGTGAACACATTCTCTTAGCACGTCAGGTGGGTGTTCCTAAGCTAGTCGTCTTCTTAAACAAAGAAGATATGATGGAAGACGAAGAATTGATGGAACTAGTAGAACTTGAATTGAGAGAACTACTAACAGAGTATGGCTTTGATGGTGACGATATTCCCATCGTTAGAGGTTCAGGTCTGCAAGCTCTAGAAGCCATGACCAAGAATGGCAAAACCGTCCGTGGCGAGAATCCTTGGGTAGATAAAATTTACGCTTTGATGGATGCTGTAGATTCCTACATTCCCGATCCTGAGCGTGACATTGACAAACCTTTCTTGATGGCGGTAGAAGACGTATTCTCAATCACTGGTCGTGGTACAGTAGCAACCGGCCGGATTGAACGTGGTAAGGTCAAGGTTGGTGATGTTGTGGAGTTAGTGGGTATCAGAGACACCCGTAACACCACTGTTACCGGTATTGAAATGTTCAAGAAGAGCTTGGACGAAGGTATGGCTGGTGATAACGCTGGTGTACTCCTGCGTGGTATCCAAAAGACCGATATTGAACGGGGTATGGTAATTGCTAAACCCGGTTCTATCACTCCTCACACCCAATTTGAAGGTGAAGTATACGTACTCACCGAAAAAGAAGGTGGTCGTAAAACACCCTTCTTCTCTGGCTACCGTCCTCAATTCTACGTACGGACAACTGATGTAACAGGCACAATCACTGCATTCACCTCTGATGATGGTGGTGCAGCTGAAATGGTAATGCCCGGCGATCGCATCAAAATGACCGTAGAATTGATCAACCCCATCGCGATCGAACAAGGTATGCGCTTTGCGATTCGCGAAGGTGGCCGCACCATCGGTGCTGGTGTCGTCTCCAAAATTCTCAAATAG
- a CDS encoding ribonuclease HII — protein sequence MVERRKQIVQVSHSSPTVDTTPTTHQEIHWLEFSSTLANVSGLIAGVDEVGRGCLFGPVVAAAVILPNHALPELIAAGVRDSKKLSSVRRCQLAQQICTLATDWKIGYAATAEIDQINILQATLLAMKRAVQKLQVQPAICLIDGNQLVKDLAIPQQTIIKGDERSLSIAAASIVAKVWRDDLIMRLAAKYPMYDLANNKGYGSKKHLSALQKYGSSPLHRKSFSPCQDRGLGV from the coding sequence ATGGTAGAGAGGAGAAAGCAGATTGTTCAGGTATCGCACTCATCACCAACGGTAGACACAACCCCAACCACTCACCAGGAAATTCATTGGCTAGAGTTTTCTTCCACCTTGGCCAATGTTTCTGGGTTAATAGCAGGAGTGGATGAAGTAGGTAGAGGCTGTTTGTTTGGCCCTGTAGTCGCAGCAGCAGTCATCTTACCTAACCATGCTTTACCCGAACTGATAGCGGCTGGGGTTAGAGATAGTAAAAAACTATCTAGTGTTCGCAGATGTCAGCTAGCGCAGCAAATTTGTACGCTAGCGACAGATTGGAAAATTGGTTATGCTGCCACGGCAGAAATTGACCAAATTAATATTTTGCAGGCGACACTGTTGGCGATGAAGCGGGCTGTACAAAAACTTCAGGTACAGCCTGCAATTTGCTTGATAGATGGCAATCAGTTGGTCAAAGATTTAGCGATACCACAACAAACTATCATCAAAGGGGATGAGCGATCGCTCTCCATTGCGGCTGCTAGTATTGTGGCTAAAGTTTGGCGCGATGATTTAATCATGCGTTTAGCTGCCAAATATCCCATGTATGATTTAGCAAATAACAAGGGTTATGGCAGTAAGAAACATTTATCAGCACTGCAAAAGTATGGCTCTTCCCCGCTACACCGTAAGTCTTTTAGTCCTTGTCAGGATAGGGGTTTAGGGGTTTAG
- a CDS encoding Rne/Rng family ribonuclease: MPKQIIIAEQHQIAAVFSEDQIQELVVATGHHQIGDIYLGVVENVLPGIDAAFVNIGDPERNGFIHVTDLGPLRIKRTAAAITELLAPQQKVLVQVMKEPTGTKGPRLTGNITLPGRYVVLMPYGRGVNLSRRIKSENERNRLRALAILIKPAGMGLLVRTEAEGKPEEAIIEDLEVLQKQWEAIQQEAQSTRAPALLNRDDDFIQRVLRDMYGADVNRIVVDSSTGLKRVKQYLQNWSGGQTPQGLLIDHHRDRSPILEYFRINAAIREALKPRVDLPSGGYIIIEPTEALTVIDVNSGSFTRSATARETVLWTNCEAATEIARQLRLRNIAGVIVVDFIDMESRRDQLQVLEHFNKALRADKARPQIAQLTELGLVELTRKRQGQNIYELFGETCSTCGGLGHTVRLPGETESRLPTPVDVPDRFIPLPQRETQRETPRETQREPRLPVTRLTDMRDTYDGFNEGFDNDGDLGSFNLMNHPSYQELNDHNKRRTRTRRSRIGINGANGKDENRISHNSLGYINESDLDLDNDTELGTTPELPSPNLGKSGWVERGDRTKVSKAEPIKPVVEPPEIRTVEMTQPEQDIFALMGVSPLIKLEQEVKNPKSVIINIVQPGQPSTPPPEETPKATVVEPTSSEFTPPKLKSEPKPEPKSSPVTVPEPTVTAVSTEENETSMAATPNRRRRRRSSAAESDSDEI; the protein is encoded by the coding sequence ATGCCAAAACAAATTATTATCGCGGAGCAGCATCAAATCGCTGCCGTGTTTTCGGAAGATCAAATACAAGAGTTAGTTGTAGCCACAGGGCATCATCAAATCGGTGACATCTACTTAGGTGTAGTAGAAAACGTCTTACCTGGAATTGACGCGGCCTTTGTCAATATTGGTGATCCAGAACGTAACGGTTTTATTCACGTAACAGATTTAGGCCCACTGCGAATCAAGCGCACAGCAGCAGCAATTACAGAATTATTAGCACCACAACAAAAAGTTTTGGTGCAGGTAATGAAAGAGCCAACAGGCACAAAAGGGCCAAGACTGACAGGTAATATTACTTTACCAGGACGCTATGTAGTATTGATGCCCTATGGCAGAGGTGTCAACTTATCTCGACGCATTAAAAGCGAAAATGAGCGTAATCGATTACGGGCATTAGCAATTTTAATTAAACCCGCAGGTATGGGTTTACTAGTGCGGACAGAAGCCGAAGGAAAACCAGAAGAAGCTATCATCGAAGATTTGGAAGTGCTGCAAAAGCAGTGGGAAGCGATTCAACAAGAAGCTCAATCTACCCGTGCGCCAGCTCTATTAAATCGAGACGATGATTTTATTCAGCGTGTATTGCGGGATATGTACGGTGCGGATGTCAACCGGATTGTGGTGGATTCCAGCACCGGATTAAAGCGAGTCAAGCAATATTTACAAAACTGGAGTGGAGGTCAAACACCGCAAGGATTATTAATTGACCACCACCGCGATCGCTCCCCAATTTTAGAATATTTCCGCATTAACGCTGCTATTCGCGAAGCCCTCAAGCCCAGGGTAGACTTACCTTCTGGTGGGTATATTATTATTGAGCCAACGGAAGCCCTAACTGTTATAGATGTTAACTCTGGTTCCTTCACGCGATCGGCAACAGCCAGAGAAACCGTATTGTGGACAAACTGCGAAGCCGCCACAGAAATTGCCCGTCAACTACGTTTAAGAAATATTGCAGGGGTAATCGTCGTAGACTTCATTGATATGGAATCACGGCGTGACCAACTACAAGTTTTAGAACACTTTAACAAAGCCCTGAGAGCAGATAAAGCTCGTCCCCAAATTGCTCAACTGACTGAGCTAGGTTTAGTAGAACTGACTCGCAAACGCCAAGGTCAAAATATTTACGAATTATTTGGTGAAACTTGCTCTACTTGCGGTGGTTTAGGACATACAGTCCGCTTACCAGGAGAAACTGAAAGCCGCTTACCTACCCCAGTAGACGTACCAGATAGATTTATACCTTTACCCCAAAGAGAAACTCAAAGAGAAACCCCAAGAGAAACCCAAAGAGAACCTCGTTTACCCGTGACTCGCCTCACAGATATGCGGGACACTTACGATGGGTTTAATGAAGGATTTGATAATGATGGTGACTTGGGATCTTTCAATCTAATGAATCATCCCAGCTATCAAGAACTCAATGATCACAACAAACGGCGTACCCGCACCCGCCGGAGTCGCATTGGTATCAATGGAGCCAATGGTAAAGATGAAAATCGCATTTCCCACAATTCTCTAGGTTATATCAACGAGTCAGATTTAGATTTAGATAACGACACAGAACTGGGAACAACACCAGAATTACCCTCACCAAATTTGGGTAAATCTGGTTGGGTAGAAAGGGGAGACAGGACGAAAGTCAGTAAAGCAGAGCCGATTAAGCCTGTGGTAGAACCGCCGGAAATTCGCACTGTGGAAATGACACAACCGGAGCAAGATATCTTTGCTTTAATGGGAGTTTCGCCGCTAATTAAATTAGAACAAGAGGTGAAAAATCCTAAATCGGTCATCATTAATATTGTGCAACCAGGACAACCATCAACGCCGCCCCCAGAAGAAACCCCTAAAGCGACTGTTGTTGAGCCAACATCCTCAGAATTTACCCCGCCCAAACTCAAGTCAGAACCCAAGCCAGAACCTAAATCATCCCCTGTCACCGTACCTGAGCCAACGGTAACAGCCGTCAGCACGGAAGAAAATGAAACCTCAATGGCTGCTACTCCCAACCGTCGCCGTCGTCGTCGCTCCTCTGCGGCGGAATCTGATAGTGACGAAATTTAA
- the fusA gene encoding elongation factor G encodes MARTNPLEKVRNIGIAAHIDAGKTTTTERILFYSGIIHKIGEVHEGTAVTDWMDQERERGITITAAAISTSWKDHQINIIDTPGHVDFTIEVERSMRVLDGVIAVFCSVGGVQPQSETVWRQADRYKVPRIAFINKMDRTGANFYRVHEQMRDRLRANAIAIQLPIGSENEFQGIVDLVRKCAYIYTNDQGTDIQETDIPAELQELAEEYYTKLVEAVAEVDDDLMNKYFEGEALTEAEIKNALRKGTIAGTIVPVLCGSAFKNKGVQLMLDAVVDYLPAPIDVPAIQGTVSSGDTVERRADDNEPLAALAFKIMADPYGRLTFVRVYSGVLKKGSYVLNATKNKKERISRLVVLKADERLDVEELRAGDLGAALGLKDTLTGDTLCDESAPVILESLFIPEPVISVAVEPKTKNDMDKLSKALQSLSEEDPTFRVSVDPETNQTVIAGMGELHLEILVDRMLREFKVEANVGAPQVAYRETIRKAVNRIEGKFIRQSGGKGQYGHVVIDLEPGEPGSGFEFVSKIVGGVVPKEYINPAEQGMKECCESGVLAGYPLIDVKATLVDGSYHDVDSSEMAFKIAGSMAMKEAVTKASPVLLEPMMKVEVEVPENFLGDVMGDLNSRRGQIEGMGSEQGLAKVTAKVPLAEMFGYATDIRSKTQGRGIFSMEFSHYEEVPRNVAEAIIAKSKGNA; translated from the coding sequence GTGGCACGTACCAACCCGCTAGAGAAAGTACGCAATATCGGTATTGCGGCGCACATAGATGCGGGCAAAACAACTACAACAGAGAGAATATTATTTTACTCTGGGATAATTCATAAAATTGGCGAAGTACACGAAGGAACTGCCGTTACTGACTGGATGGATCAGGAACGGGAGCGCGGTATTACCATTACTGCGGCGGCAATTAGTACCAGTTGGAAAGATCATCAAATTAACATTATCGATACTCCTGGTCACGTAGACTTCACCATCGAAGTTGAACGTTCTATGCGGGTGTTGGATGGTGTAATTGCGGTATTCTGTTCCGTTGGTGGTGTACAGCCTCAATCAGAGACAGTTTGGCGGCAAGCAGACCGTTACAAAGTGCCTCGGATTGCCTTTATCAACAAAATGGATCGTACAGGTGCGAACTTTTACAGAGTTCATGAGCAAATGCGCGATCGCCTACGTGCCAATGCCATTGCAATTCAACTACCAATTGGTAGTGAAAACGAATTCCAAGGCATTGTAGACTTGGTACGCAAGTGTGCATACATTTACACCAACGACCAAGGTACAGATATCCAAGAAACCGATATCCCCGCAGAATTGCAAGAACTGGCTGAAGAATACTACACCAAGCTGGTAGAAGCAGTTGCAGAAGTCGATGACGACTTAATGAACAAGTACTTTGAGGGCGAAGCACTCACAGAAGCAGAAATCAAAAATGCACTGCGTAAAGGTACAATTGCCGGCACAATCGTACCCGTACTTTGTGGTTCAGCCTTTAAGAATAAAGGTGTGCAGTTGATGTTGGATGCGGTAGTCGATTATCTACCAGCACCCATTGATGTACCAGCTATTCAAGGTACAGTCAGCAGTGGCGACACAGTTGAACGTCGTGCTGATGACAACGAACCCCTAGCGGCTCTAGCCTTCAAGATTATGGCTGATCCCTACGGTCGCCTCACCTTCGTTCGTGTATATTCTGGCGTACTGAAAAAAGGTAGTTACGTCCTCAACGCTACCAAGAATAAAAAAGAACGAATTTCTCGCCTCGTGGTTTTGAAAGCAGACGAAAGACTTGATGTAGAAGAACTGCGAGCAGGTGATTTAGGTGCAGCACTAGGTTTAAAAGATACCTTGACAGGTGACACCCTTTGTGATGAAAGCGCACCAGTCATTTTAGAATCCTTGTTTATTCCTGAGCCTGTGATCTCAGTTGCGGTCGAACCCAAAACGAAAAACGACATGGACAAATTGTCCAAAGCACTGCAATCACTCTCAGAAGAAGACCCTACCTTCCGTGTCAGTGTTGATCCAGAAACTAACCAAACCGTAATTGCGGGGATGGGAGAATTACACCTAGAAATTCTCGTAGACCGGATGTTACGCGAATTTAAAGTGGAAGCTAACGTAGGTGCGCCACAGGTAGCTTACCGTGAAACCATTCGCAAAGCCGTCAACAGAATTGAAGGTAAATTCATCCGTCAAAGTGGTGGTAAAGGTCAATACGGTCACGTTGTGATTGACCTAGAACCTGGTGAACCTGGAAGTGGCTTTGAATTTGTTTCCAAAATTGTCGGTGGTGTTGTACCCAAAGAGTACATTAACCCCGCAGAACAGGGAATGAAAGAATGCTGTGAATCTGGTGTATTAGCTGGATATCCACTCATCGATGTGAAAGCTACTTTAGTAGATGGTTCTTACCATGACGTAGACTCTTCAGAAATGGCTTTCAAAATCGCTGGTTCAATGGCGATGAAAGAGGCAGTAACCAAAGCTTCACCTGTACTCTTAGAGCCTATGATGAAAGTTGAGGTAGAAGTTCCCGAAAACTTCCTTGGTGATGTCATGGGCGACCTCAATTCTCGTCGTGGTCAAATTGAAGGGATGGGATCTGAACAAGGTCTTGCCAAAGTGACAGCAAAAGTCCCCTTGGCAGAAATGTTTGGCTATGCTACCGATATCCGGTCAAAAACCCAAGGTCGGGGTATCTTCTCTATGGAGTTTAGCCATTACGAAGAAGTGCCTCGCAACGTGGCCGAGGCAATCATAGCAAAAAGCAAAGGGAACGCATAA
- a CDS encoding DUF1997 domain-containing protein: protein MATRFTASQSVEIAVEQQTIPIQHYLRQPQRLVHALVDQRRIQQLSEEVFRLKMRPLSFMSLSIQPTVDMRIWAESNGTIYLRSLGCEILGFEYINQRFSLNLRGYLSPFIQGEDTRLRGQADLEVQVELPPPFSFTPKPILETTGNGLLKSVLLTVKQRLTHQLLVDYRQWVVSQTHNQSLRRDDPNLPFLNPE, encoded by the coding sequence ATGGCTACCAGGTTTACTGCCTCCCAATCGGTAGAAATTGCTGTGGAACAGCAAACTATTCCTATTCAGCACTACTTGCGTCAGCCGCAACGTCTCGTTCATGCTTTGGTTGATCAAAGACGCATTCAGCAGCTTTCTGAGGAAGTATTTCGGTTAAAAATGCGGCCTTTGAGTTTTATGTCCTTAAGTATTCAACCTACTGTAGACATGAGAATCTGGGCAGAATCAAATGGCACAATTTACTTGCGATCGCTAGGCTGTGAAATTCTGGGTTTTGAGTATATTAATCAGCGTTTTTCCTTGAATTTGAGGGGGTATTTGTCTCCATTCATACAGGGTGAAGACACACGTCTGCGGGGTCAAGCTGATTTAGAAGTGCAAGTGGAATTACCCCCACCGTTTTCTTTTACACCAAAACCCATTCTAGAAACCACAGGTAATGGTTTACTCAAGAGTGTCTTATTAACAGTTAAACAGCGATTAACACATCAACTGTTAGTAGACTATCGTCAATGGGTAGTGTCTCAAACTCATAACCAGAGTCTGAGACGCGATGATCCTAACTTACCCTTCCTCAATCCAGAATAA
- a CDS encoding phospholipid carrier-dependent glycosyltransferase, which produces MKTHAHLLLLMLWVVIGTSLRFFHLDSLPPWTDECATMVFSLGNSFRTVPLNQLISADILLQPLQLTSVTGISTVMQNLLQDSTHPPVYFVLAHVWMKLFSPVGEVASVFTARSLSALLGVISIPAMFCFGYLTFRSKLVGQLAAAMMAVSPYTIFLAREARHYSLVMLLVIASLCCLVTTMHKIRRQQSLPLWLLLTWIVINGLGVATHYFFMLTLGAEGVVVLRQLWRLQNQQINWWQLGIVALGTAIGCLVWIPNLQNIPGSDLTSWVAASSPHSRWLEPLARLLLWLMSMLLLLPSALTTLPLTVVITSGVVTLVFLLWSLPQIIHGLKSYQGDADTNLTLQILIDYVLAAIALTLLLTYGLGKDLTLAARFQFFYAPAVILLLGVALASCWHEVAKSGLFTHSKVAVSIILLMATLGGVIVTGNWGYLQNQRPDVLAAIIEKASGNNVLIATTHIHHGQTGRMMGLAWELQNQPNQNLQFFLAAQDPNTHTYTQSQQILVQKLTQLPRPLDLWLVEYRNPVDLVSQNCTLDKQYGSFAGEYSYKLYRCLASETSS; this is translated from the coding sequence ATGAAGACTCACGCTCACCTATTATTGTTAATGCTATGGGTCGTTATCGGCACTAGTTTACGTTTTTTTCATCTGGATTCCTTGCCACCTTGGACTGATGAGTGTGCCACGATGGTATTTAGCTTGGGGAATAGTTTTCGGACAGTACCACTCAATCAACTAATTAGTGCAGATATTTTGTTACAGCCACTCCAACTAACATCAGTAACTGGTATCAGCACAGTCATGCAAAATTTATTACAAGATAGTACCCATCCCCCTGTATATTTTGTCTTGGCTCATGTGTGGATGAAGTTGTTTTCACCTGTTGGGGAAGTTGCATCTGTCTTCACAGCGCGATCGCTCAGTGCTTTACTGGGAGTAATATCAATTCCCGCCATGTTCTGCTTTGGCTATTTGACCTTTCGCTCTAAATTAGTTGGTCAGTTAGCAGCTGCAATGATGGCCGTTTCCCCTTACACAATCTTTTTAGCTAGAGAAGCCCGTCATTACAGTTTAGTGATGTTGCTGGTGATTGCTTCTTTATGTTGTCTCGTCACGACTATGCACAAAATCCGTCGTCAGCAATCTTTACCTCTATGGTTATTGTTGACTTGGATAGTGATTAATGGTCTTGGGGTAGCCACTCATTATTTTTTCATGTTGACCCTGGGTGCAGAAGGTGTAGTTGTACTCAGACAACTTTGGCGGCTTCAAAATCAGCAGATCAATTGGTGGCAGTTGGGGATAGTTGCTTTGGGTACTGCTATCGGCTGTCTAGTTTGGATACCTAACCTACAAAATATTCCTGGGAGTGATTTAACCAGTTGGGTAGCCGCTAGTAGTCCCCATAGTAGATGGTTAGAACCGTTGGCGCGCTTACTACTGTGGCTGATGAGTATGCTGTTGTTGTTACCATCGGCACTCACAACTTTACCCCTAACGGTGGTAATTACTTCTGGTGTGGTGACTTTGGTGTTTTTACTATGGAGTCTGCCACAAATAATTCATGGACTGAAAAGTTATCAAGGTGATGCTGATACAAATCTGACTCTGCAAATTTTAATTGATTATGTCTTGGCTGCGATCGCTTTAACTTTGCTATTGACTTATGGCTTAGGGAAGGATTTGACTTTAGCAGCGCGTTTCCAGTTTTTTTATGCACCAGCAGTCATTTTACTTTTGGGTGTGGCTTTAGCAAGCTGTTGGCATGAAGTGGCGAAATCAGGACTATTTACACATAGTAAAGTTGCAGTCAGTATCATTTTATTGATGGCAACTCTGGGAGGCGTGATAGTTACGGGAAATTGGGGTTACTTGCAAAACCAACGTCCTGATGTGCTGGCCGCAATCATTGAAAAAGCTTCAGGGAACAATGTATTGATTGCTACAACACATATCCATCATGGTCAAACTGGCAGAATGATGGGTTTAGCATGGGAATTGCAAAATCAACCCAACCAGAATCTACAATTTTTCCTAGCTGCTCAAGATCCCAATACTCATACCTATACTCAAAGTCAACAAATTTTGGTACAAAAACTCACTCAACTTCCCCGACCTCTAGATTTATGGTTAGTGGAGTATCGCAATCCAGTTGATTTAGTATCTCAAAACTGCACTTTGGATAAGCAATATGGCAGCTTTGCTGGTGAATATAGTTATAAACTTTATCGTTGTCTAGCTTCAGAAACTTCTAGTTAA
- the rpsG gene encoding 30S ribosomal protein S7, with protein MSRRGVIQRRPVPPDSVYNSRLVSMIIRRVMRHGKKSLAARIVYDAMKTIEERTGTNALEVFERAVRNATPLVEVKARRVGGATYQVPMEVRTDRGTTLALRWLVQFSRSRPGRTMASRLANELLDAANESGNAIRKREETHRMAEANKAFAHYRY; from the coding sequence ATGTCTCGTCGTGGTGTTATTCAAAGGCGTCCAGTTCCGCCTGACTCTGTATACAACAGTCGGCTTGTGAGTATGATCATCCGACGGGTAATGCGTCATGGCAAAAAATCACTGGCGGCACGCATCGTGTATGATGCAATGAAGACTATAGAGGAACGCACAGGCACAAATGCACTGGAAGTATTTGAAAGAGCAGTGCGAAATGCTACCCCTCTAGTAGAAGTAAAAGCTCGCCGTGTTGGTGGAGCTACCTATCAAGTACCAATGGAAGTGCGTACAGATCGCGGTACTACCCTCGCACTGCGTTGGTTAGTACAGTTTTCTCGGTCTCGACCAGGACGCACAATGGCCAGCAGACTGGCTAACGAATTACTTGATGCAGCCAATGAAAGCGGGAATGCAATCCGCAAACGGGAAGAAACACACCGGATGGCGGAAGCAAACAAAGCATTTGCACATTATCGTTACTAA
- the pheA gene encoding prephenate dehydratase: MTISIAHLGPPGTYAEQATLFYVKWLTENTGIEAVLRPYPSIAQSLKAVAQGQTQLAVVPVENSIEGSVTMTMDTLWQLDSLRIQSALVMPIAHTLISCASSLDEIQTVYSHPQALAQCQNWLGEFLAHVSLIPTNSTTEALQALETNIKAAAIASTRAAQIYNLPILAHQINDYPENCTRFWVISQGETEITEQLRLHTPTHTSVAFSVPANVPGALVKTLLVFALQGINLSRIESRPTKRSLGEYLFFIDLEAAVNTPQMQSALAELTTYTEVLKIFGSYNVLPISTQES; this comes from the coding sequence GTGACTATCTCAATTGCCCATTTAGGGCCACCTGGAACTTACGCAGAACAAGCAACTCTTTTTTATGTTAAATGGCTAACAGAGAATACAGGTATCGAAGCAGTTTTACGTCCCTATCCTAGTATTGCTCAATCATTAAAAGCTGTTGCCCAAGGTCAAACCCAATTGGCTGTTGTACCTGTGGAAAATTCTATTGAAGGTAGTGTCACCATGACAATGGATACCTTATGGCAATTAGATAGTCTCAGGATTCAATCAGCCTTGGTGATGCCGATTGCCCATACATTGATTTCTTGCGCTTCTAGTTTAGATGAGATTCAAACTGTCTATTCTCATCCCCAAGCCTTGGCACAGTGTCAAAACTGGCTAGGAGAGTTTTTAGCTCATGTGAGTTTGATTCCTACTAACTCTACTACCGAAGCATTACAGGCATTAGAAACAAATATAAAAGCTGCCGCGATCGCTTCTACAAGAGCCGCACAAATTTATAATTTACCGATACTAGCTCATCAAATTAACGATTATCCTGAAAACTGTACGAGGTTTTGGGTGATCAGTCAGGGAGAAACGGAGATCACAGAGCAACTGCGCTTACATACTCCAACTCATACGTCTGTAGCTTTTAGTGTCCCTGCTAACGTCCCTGGAGCGTTGGTGAAAACTCTACTAGTATTTGCTCTACAAGGAATTAACCTCAGCCGGATCGAATCTCGACCGACAAAGCGATCGCTAGGCGAGTATTTATTTTTTATTGACTTAGAAGCTGCCGTCAACACACCACAAATGCAATCTGCTTTGGCTGAACTAACTACCTATACAGAAGTTCTCAAAATATTTGGTAGTTATAATGTTTTACCAATTAGCACGCAAGAGTCTTGA
- a CDS encoding LON peptidase substrate-binding domain-containing protein, which translates to MTSSSRIAVRELPLFPLPEVVLFPTRPLPLHIFEFRYRIMMNTILESDRRFGVLMVDPVTGQIANVGCCAEIVHYQRLPDDRMKMLTLGQQRFRVLEYVREKPYRVGLVEWIEDQSPSKDLYPLATEVEQLLRDVVRLSAKITEQNIELPEELPDLPTELSYWVASNLYGVAAEQQSLLEMQDTAARLEREAEILMTTRNHLAARSVLKDTFSQNS; encoded by the coding sequence ATGACATCTTCTTCCAGAATAGCAGTTCGTGAACTACCTCTGTTCCCGTTACCCGAAGTAGTTCTTTTTCCCACTAGACCTTTACCACTACATATTTTTGAGTTCCGCTACCGAATCATGATGAACACGATTTTGGAGAGCGATCGCAGGTTTGGTGTGCTAATGGTTGACCCGGTAACAGGTCAAATTGCTAACGTCGGTTGCTGTGCGGAAATTGTTCACTACCAGCGTCTACCAGATGACCGTATGAAAATGCTCACCCTGGGACAACAACGGTTTCGCGTTTTAGAGTATGTGCGGGAAAAACCCTACCGTGTAGGCTTGGTAGAATGGATAGAAGACCAGTCACCCAGTAAAGATTTATATCCTTTAGCTACAGAAGTCGAACAACTACTCCGTGATGTGGTCAGGCTATCCGCCAAAATCACAGAACAAAATATTGAACTTCCAGAAGAATTACCTGATTTGCCCACGGAATTGTCTTATTGGGTGGCGAGTAATCTTTATGGTGTCGCCGCAGAGCAGCAGTCTTTACTGGAAATGCAAGATACAGCTGCCCGCTTAGAAAGAGAAGCCGAAATCTTGATGACTACTCGTAATCACTTAGCGGCTCGTTCTGTACTCAAAGACACCTTTAGTCAAAATTCATAA